A DNA window from Bacteroides cellulosilyticus contains the following coding sequences:
- a CDS encoding SIS domain-containing protein, with protein MIESIQELLQKEAQAVLNIPVTDAYERAVELIVEQIHRRKGKLVTSGMGKAGQIAMNIATTFCSTGIPSVFLHPSEAQHGDLGILQENDLLLLISNSGKTREIVELTQLAHNLNPDLKFIVITGNPDSPLAHESDVCLSTGKPKEVCALGMTPTTSTTVMTVIGDILVVQVMKQTGFTIGDYSKRHHGGYLGEKSRKLCEK; from the coding sequence ATGATTGAATCCATTCAAGAGCTTTTGCAGAAAGAGGCACAAGCCGTACTGAACATCCCCGTGACAGACGCTTACGAGCGTGCGGTAGAACTTATCGTGGAACAGATTCATCGGCGGAAAGGAAAACTGGTGACCTCAGGTATGGGAAAAGCCGGGCAGATTGCCATGAACATTGCTACGACATTCTGTTCCACAGGTATTCCTTCCGTATTTCTGCACCCCAGCGAAGCACAACACGGAGACTTGGGCATCTTGCAGGAGAACGACCTGCTGTTGCTGATTTCCAATTCCGGTAAGACGCGTGAAATCGTTGAACTTACACAATTGGCTCATAATCTGAACCCAGACCTCAAGTTTATTGTTATTACCGGAAATCCGGACAGTCCGTTGGCACACGAGTCCGATGTATGCCTCAGCACAGGAAAACCAAAGGAAGTTTGTGCTTTAGGTATGACTCCCACCACTTCGACCACTGTGATGACCGTTATCGGTGACATCCTTGTGGTACAAGTCATGAAACAGACAGGATTTACTATTGGAGACTACTCCAAACGCCATCACGGTGGCTATTTGGGTGAAAAATCAAGAAAATTATGCGAAAAGTAA
- a CDS encoding tyrosine-protein phosphatase, whose product MYRNLLNLLTCVLLLPACSGTAPHISIVCEENNVGNSIVKWEIAPLIKGNVKVYASTDPNNIPEDSPVAIANISDQRMTIVTTDPTRRYYYTLVFNDKYRVKIATRNVNIPGIQNFRDMGGYPSYPAKKRLRWGMLYRSAQIDSLECYSRRELKNIGIKTIIDLRSESELKGHTPVQQGFNVIHVPIKTGDMEDILKGIQEQKIKSDTVYRMVERMNRELVMNYHKEYRQIFDILLNSTNYPVVIHCSSGKGRTGIASALILASLGVNSDIIMEDYRLSNDYFNIPSASSYAYNLPARSQEAITTIYSAREDFLNAAKEEIERRYGDVDTYLQRAIGLNKEEIKKLQKILLVKD is encoded by the coding sequence ATGTATAGAAATCTGTTGAACTTGCTAACATGTGTATTGCTGCTACCGGCTTGTAGCGGCACAGCTCCTCATATATCCATTGTTTGCGAAGAAAATAACGTCGGGAACAGTATCGTCAAATGGGAAATAGCCCCTCTCATCAAAGGGAACGTAAAGGTATATGCTTCGACTGATCCGAACAATATCCCCGAGGATTCTCCGGTAGCCATAGCAAACATTTCCGACCAGCGAATGACGATTGTCACCACAGACCCTACCAGGCGTTATTACTACACCCTCGTATTCAATGATAAATATCGCGTAAAGATTGCTACCCGCAATGTCAATATCCCCGGCATACAAAACTTCCGTGATATGGGTGGATATCCGTCATACCCTGCCAAGAAGAGGTTGCGTTGGGGCATGCTCTATCGTTCTGCACAGATAGACAGTCTGGAATGCTACTCACGCAGGGAACTGAAGAATATAGGCATCAAGACCATCATCGATCTGCGCTCAGAATCGGAGTTGAAAGGTCACACTCCAGTGCAACAAGGATTTAATGTAATACATGTCCCTATAAAAACGGGAGACATGGAAGATATACTGAAAGGCATCCAGGAACAGAAGATAAAAAGCGACACTGTCTACCGGATGGTGGAACGGATGAACCGCGAATTGGTAATGAACTATCATAAAGAGTATCGCCAGATATTTGATATCTTGCTGAACAGTACCAATTACCCAGTCGTTATCCATTGCTCCTCCGGCAAAGGGCGCACCGGCATTGCTTCGGCACTGATCCTTGCCTCCCTTGGCGTGAACAGCGACATCATTATGGAAGACTACCGCCTAAGCAACGATTACTTCAACATTCCCAGCGCTTCCAGCTATGCCTACAACCTGCCCGCACGCTCGCAAGAGGCCATTACGACCATCTATTCGGCAAGGGAAGATTTCCTGAACGCCGCCAAGGAGGAAATAGAGCGCCGGTACGGTGATGTAGATACGTATCTGCAAAGAGCCATCGGACTCAACAAAGAAGAAATCAAGAAGTTGCAGAAGATTCTGCTGGTGAAAGATTGA
- a CDS encoding AAA family ATPase has translation MRPQRRYAEKALTTLTGFFRSCRILFSSDPLNGTPQATLDFQLSQAQATLKEIFEYLEHSGKECYIAIDEFQQITDYPEKGVEGLLRSYIQFLPHVHFIFSGSKQHLMDEIFTSTKRPFYRSTEKMTLQPIPVEDYFLFACEWMNQGDKQLGRNLFQQIYQRFGGHTWYMQYILNRLYEQSQPTIDEKLIKECISDIIHSEIDSYQQLYGMLTENQSALLRAIAREKIVTAINSSAFIKKYGLKGSSSINTALKTLINKEYVFKSDKGYCVYDRFMELWLQTLPYPIK, from the coding sequence TTGCGACCGCAAAGAAGATACGCAGAAAAAGCACTGACCACCCTTACCGGCTTCTTCAGAAGTTGCCGTATCCTATTCTCTTCCGACCCACTGAACGGAACTCCGCAAGCTACTCTCGATTTCCAACTATCGCAGGCTCAAGCCACCTTAAAGGAGATATTCGAGTATCTGGAGCATTCCGGCAAAGAATGCTACATAGCCATTGATGAGTTCCAGCAAATCACGGACTATCCGGAAAAAGGCGTAGAAGGATTATTACGCTCTTATATACAGTTCCTGCCACATGTACATTTCATATTTTCCGGCAGCAAGCAACATCTCATGGATGAAATCTTCACTTCTACCAAACGTCCCTTCTATCGGAGTACGGAGAAAATGACTCTGCAACCGATCCCCGTAGAAGATTACTTTCTTTTTGCCTGTGAATGGATGAACCAGGGGGATAAGCAGCTGGGGAGAAACTTATTTCAGCAAATCTATCAGCGCTTCGGAGGCCATACCTGGTATATGCAATATATCCTGAACCGGCTTTATGAACAATCTCAACCAACCATTGATGAAAAACTGATTAAAGAGTGCATATCAGATATTATCCATTCCGAAATAGATTCTTACCAACAGTTATACGGGATGCTAACCGAGAATCAATCGGCTTTATTACGCGCCATCGCACGAGAGAAAATAGTAACAGCCATCAACAGCTCGGCTTTCATAAAAAAATATGGCTTGAAAGGTAGCAGTAGTATAAACACAGCGCTAAAAACATTAATCAACAAGGAATATGTTTTCAAATCCGACAAAGGTTATTGTGTGTATGACCGGTTTATGGAACTGTGGTTACAAACATTACCCTATCCCATTAAATAA
- a CDS encoding M16 family metallopeptidase, which yields MKKLALLPLLGHHQYTLANGLRIIHQPSFSDVAYCGFAVDAGTRDELENEQGMAHFVEHLIFKGTQKRKAWHILNRMENVGGDLNAYTNKEETVIYSAFLTEHFGRAFELLADIVFHSTFPQREIEKETEVIIDEIQSYEDTPSELIFDDFEDLIFRGHPLGRNILGNPELLKTFHSEDAAAFTSRFYHPGNMVFFVWGNLYFKQIIRWAEKLLADIPAVTVDNRRTPPSLYTPEKLVVHKDTHQAHVMIGSRGYNAYDDKRTALYLLNNILGGPGMNSRLNVSLRERRGLVYNVESNLTSYTDTGVFCTYFGCDPDDVDTCMRLVMKELKNLRDTKMTSLQLAAAKKQLIGQIGVASDNNENNALGMAKTFLHYNKYESSEAVYQRIEQITPEILLEVANEMFAEDYLSTLIYR from the coding sequence ATGAAGAAGTTAGCACTATTACCCTTGCTGGGACACCATCAATATACTCTTGCCAATGGTTTGCGTATTATTCACCAACCGTCATTTTCCGATGTGGCTTACTGTGGTTTTGCAGTTGATGCCGGAACCCGTGATGAATTGGAGAATGAACAGGGCATGGCGCATTTTGTGGAACATCTTATTTTTAAGGGTACTCAGAAGCGGAAAGCCTGGCATATACTCAACCGTATGGAGAATGTGGGCGGTGACCTGAATGCTTATACCAACAAGGAGGAAACAGTGATCTACTCTGCTTTTCTTACCGAACATTTCGGCCGTGCGTTCGAGTTACTGGCGGATATTGTCTTTCACTCTACTTTTCCGCAACGTGAGATTGAAAAGGAAACGGAAGTGATTATTGATGAGATCCAATCTTATGAAGACACCCCTTCCGAACTTATTTTCGATGATTTTGAGGATTTAATCTTCCGAGGACATCCGTTGGGACGCAATATCCTGGGGAATCCTGAGCTGCTGAAGACCTTTCACAGCGAAGATGCCGCTGCGTTTACTTCCCGTTTCTATCATCCGGGGAATATGGTGTTCTTTGTGTGGGGAAACCTGTATTTCAAGCAAATCATCCGTTGGGCAGAGAAACTGCTTGCTGATATTCCGGCGGTGACGGTGGATAACCGTCGTACTCCGCCGTCTCTTTATACGCCCGAAAAACTGGTGGTGCATAAGGATACGCATCAGGCTCATGTGATGATAGGCAGCCGTGGCTATAATGCTTACGATGATAAGCGCACCGCGCTCTATCTATTGAATAATATTCTTGGCGGGCCTGGCATGAACAGTCGCTTGAATGTTTCTCTGCGTGAGCGTCGCGGCCTTGTCTATAATGTAGAGTCTAACCTGACTTCTTATACGGATACCGGGGTTTTCTGCACTTATTTTGGTTGCGATCCCGATGATGTGGATACTTGTATGCGTTTGGTGATGAAAGAACTTAAAAATCTGCGTGATACAAAGATGACTTCGCTACAACTCGCAGCTGCGAAGAAGCAGCTTATCGGACAAATAGGTGTAGCTTCGGATAATAATGAGAACAATGCTCTCGGCATGGCGAAGACTTTCCTGCACTATAATAAGTATGAAAGCTCCGAAGCTGTTTATCAACGTATTGAACAAATTACTCCGGAGATTTTGCTGGAAGTGGCGAATGAGATGTTTGCAGAAGATTATCTGTCGACGTTAATTTATCGCTGA
- a CDS encoding DMT family transporter, with protein MNKVNGFLYGLLSSASFGLIPLFTIPAMHQGMQFWSILLYRFLFAMLALACILLLDKQSFRIRRKEILPLLLLAFLYDCSAVFLFWGYKFMSSGVATTIHFMYPVLTTLIMMVFFREKKSPWRIAAIALAVSGVFFLSHGDTTGTVTLPGIFIVLLSALGYALYLVTVSQLKSLEMKGLKMTFYVFLFGGILLFTGMTVTGVGVQAIPDRITLGNLVMLALVPTVISNLALVRAIKNIGSTLTSVLGAMEPVTAVCVGILIFGEPFTQSIALGIGLIISAVTVIILKK; from the coding sequence ATGAACAAAGTAAACGGATTCCTATATGGCCTTCTCTCTTCGGCGAGCTTCGGACTTATTCCGCTGTTCACCATTCCTGCTATGCATCAGGGCATGCAGTTCTGGTCCATACTGCTCTACCGTTTCCTCTTTGCCATGCTGGCACTGGCCTGTATACTGTTGCTCGACAAGCAGTCTTTCCGCATCCGCCGGAAAGAGATACTTCCACTTCTCCTGCTGGCATTCCTGTATGACTGTTCCGCTGTTTTTCTGTTCTGGGGATATAAGTTCATGTCAAGCGGAGTAGCTACTACCATTCATTTCATGTATCCGGTGCTGACTACGCTTATTATGATGGTTTTCTTCCGCGAAAAGAAATCCCCTTGGCGTATAGCAGCAATCGCTTTAGCGGTAAGCGGAGTTTTCTTCCTTTCGCATGGAGACACAACAGGGACTGTTACCTTACCGGGTATTTTTATCGTCCTACTCTCTGCTTTGGGCTACGCGCTCTATCTGGTCACCGTCAGCCAACTGAAATCCCTTGAAATGAAGGGGCTGAAAATGACATTCTATGTTTTCCTTTTTGGCGGAATCCTTCTTTTCACCGGAATGACAGTGACAGGCGTCGGAGTACAGGCCATCCCGGACCGGATAACCCTGGGAAACCTGGTGATGCTGGCATTGGTACCAACCGTAATATCTAATCTGGCACTGGTACGCGCCATTAAAAACATAGGCTCCACACTCACCTCTGTATTGGGAGCCATGGAGCCTGTGACTGCCGTCTGTGTAGGCATTCTCATCTTTGGAGAACCTTTCACTCAAAGCATCGCCTTAGGCATCGGGTTGATTATTTCGGCGGTTACGGTGATCATACTGAAAAAATAG
- a CDS encoding alkaline phosphatase, which produces MKKFTITLALSIMIVLLITTPCNAKGKAKHVVLIGLDGWGAYSVPKADIPTIKQLMADGAYTLEKRSALPSSSAINWASMFMGAGPELHGYTQWGSKTPELPSRVLNQHGIFPTIFQLLRDAQPEAEIGCLYEWDGIKYLVDTLALSHHKQAPDYNKYPEALCTMAETYIKEKSPTLLAVCFDNPDHVGHQAGHDTPEYYAKLKELDTYIARIIKAVKDAGILKETIFIVTADHGGIEKGHGGKTMNEMQTPFIISGKNVKKSGEFHESMMQYDVASTIAHIFGLKQPQVWIGRPMKQVFK; this is translated from the coding sequence ATGAAGAAATTTACCATTACATTGGCGCTCTCCATCATGATAGTGCTATTGATTACCACTCCTTGCAATGCCAAGGGAAAAGCAAAACATGTCGTATTAATCGGTTTGGATGGTTGGGGTGCCTACAGCGTTCCCAAAGCTGATATACCTACTATTAAACAATTGATGGCAGACGGAGCCTATACGCTTGAAAAACGTTCGGCACTCCCCTCTTCAAGTGCCATCAACTGGGCTTCCATGTTTATGGGTGCCGGTCCCGAATTGCACGGATATACCCAATGGGGGTCCAAAACGCCTGAGCTTCCTTCACGGGTGCTCAATCAACATGGCATTTTCCCTACTATTTTCCAGTTATTGCGTGATGCACAACCCGAAGCGGAAATCGGTTGCCTATACGAATGGGATGGTATTAAATATCTGGTAGACACCCTTGCATTAAGTCACCACAAGCAAGCGCCCGACTATAACAAATACCCCGAAGCTCTGTGCACAATGGCGGAAACATACATCAAAGAGAAAAGCCCGACCCTGCTTGCCGTCTGTTTCGATAATCCCGATCATGTAGGGCACCAGGCCGGACATGACACTCCCGAATATTATGCCAAACTAAAAGAACTGGATACTTATATAGCCCGCATTATCAAAGCCGTGAAAGATGCCGGTATATTGAAAGAAACGATCTTCATTGTCACCGCCGACCACGGCGGTATTGAGAAAGGACATGGCGGCAAAACCATGAATGAGATGCAAACTCCTTTCATCATTTCCGGTAAAAACGTGAAGAAAAGCGGTGAATTTCATGAAAGCATGATGCAATATGACGTTGCTTCCACCATAGCCCATATCTTTGGATTAAAGCAACCACAGGTTTGGATAGGCCGCCCGATGAAGCAAGTGTTCAAGTAA
- a CDS encoding RagB/SusD family nutrient uptake outer membrane protein, whose translation MTTKIKNWLTVTVMAVTISNASCTLDEYNPSGYTMDALSASVEGYQTILNNVYFGMERALYGYGQFMQMTEGGTDIWTSQKNGDNLYLKYGMGSDFANNMMANTLNCCYDGICYCNQAIVQANKVPFTTEEEKNQKVAEAHFMRAVYYYNLVEQLGGVTLQMSPVEDVDLHPGKDTPLDIYEKCIIPDLEFAVQWLPVEERTTRPSKKSAMGMLARACLQSIEYDSSKKYAQRALEVAKEMVEDCKAGGAALGVYMYDNIEDVFAESNNFENKEALWKHRYVVGGVSNQAWIMNQNNEQFYCPLTAFSAIVFKTDIHSGNKYDGLSDYQIWGRRAGGSFMPSKHLMDLYVQEDGTLDPRYHEFFQTQWTCNKDKGQSWSESQVKQFDKNLESPEISEMVPNATTGELVRQYTKFVFDEKALEFIRPGDEGYAEKIAEKKDSKILYVDYKDLYAEDNTVIMDYHRDYDNTDVVSPWLNFYPSLMKHNSSNYYVNNLSKKRLGNLNATFMMRTPEVFLIAAEADIYVNGGANAMQYINLVRERAGAKALSGAATVETVLDERARELCGEYVRFYDLKRTGKLTSTYLKSTNPDVGQYFVDGKHEVRPFPQSFLENLEEGGGYYQNPGY comes from the coding sequence ATGACTACGAAAATAAAAAACTGGCTGACTGTAACAGTAATGGCAGTGACGATAAGCAATGCTTCTTGTACACTCGATGAATATAATCCTTCGGGATACACTATGGATGCACTGTCCGCTTCGGTAGAAGGCTATCAAACCATACTTAATAATGTTTACTTTGGCATGGAAAGAGCGCTCTACGGCTATGGACAGTTTATGCAGATGACCGAGGGCGGAACTGATATCTGGACCTCTCAGAAGAACGGTGATAACCTTTACTTAAAGTATGGTATGGGATCGGACTTTGCTAATAATATGATGGCTAACACGCTGAATTGCTGTTATGACGGTATCTGCTATTGCAACCAGGCAATTGTACAGGCCAATAAAGTTCCTTTCACTACCGAGGAAGAGAAAAACCAGAAGGTGGCGGAAGCTCATTTTATGAGGGCGGTATATTACTATAATCTGGTAGAACAACTGGGTGGCGTGACGTTGCAAATGTCGCCAGTCGAAGATGTGGATTTGCATCCCGGTAAAGATACCCCGCTGGATATCTATGAGAAATGTATCATTCCCGATCTGGAGTTTGCCGTTCAGTGGTTACCGGTAGAAGAAAGAACTACGCGTCCGTCCAAGAAGTCGGCGATGGGAATGTTGGCAAGAGCCTGCCTGCAATCCATAGAGTATGACTCTTCTAAAAAGTATGCGCAACGGGCTTTGGAAGTTGCCAAAGAGATGGTGGAAGATTGCAAGGCAGGAGGAGCCGCTTTGGGAGTGTATATGTATGATAACATAGAAGATGTATTTGCAGAAAGCAACAATTTTGAGAATAAAGAAGCCTTATGGAAACACCGCTATGTGGTGGGCGGTGTAAGTAACCAGGCTTGGATCATGAATCAGAATAACGAGCAGTTCTATTGTCCGCTCACAGCCTTTTCAGCCATTGTGTTCAAGACGGATATACATTCCGGTAACAAATATGACGGCTTGTCCGATTATCAGATTTGGGGCAGACGTGCCGGCGGGAGTTTTATGCCTTCAAAGCATCTGATGGATTTATACGTACAGGAAGATGGAACGCTGGATCCTCGATATCATGAATTTTTTCAAACGCAATGGACTTGTAACAAAGATAAAGGTCAGTCATGGAGCGAATCACAAGTGAAGCAGTTTGATAAGAATCTGGAGTCTCCTGAAATATCAGAAATGGTGCCTAATGCGACAACCGGTGAGTTGGTGCGGCAGTATACCAAATTTGTATTTGATGAAAAAGCACTGGAATTTATCCGTCCGGGAGATGAAGGATATGCGGAAAAGATAGCGGAAAAGAAGGACTCAAAAATCCTGTATGTTGACTACAAGGACTTGTATGCTGAGGACAATACGGTGATTATGGATTATCACAGAGATTATGATAATACGGATGTAGTCAGTCCTTGGCTTAATTTCTATCCGTCGTTGATGAAGCATAACAGTAGCAATTATTATGTTAATAACTTGAGCAAGAAACGTCTCGGAAATCTGAATGCTACCTTTATGATGCGTACTCCTGAGGTTTTCTTAATAGCTGCTGAGGCCGATATCTATGTAAATGGTGGAGCAAATGCGATGCAATACATAAATCTGGTTCGTGAGCGTGCCGGTGCCAAGGCTCTGTCCGGTGCGGCAACAGTAGAAACGGTATTGGATGAACGTGCCAGAGAATTGTGTGGGGAGTATGTACGGTTCTATGATTTGAAGCGTACAGGGAAGTTGACCAGCACCTATCTGAAGTCTACAAATCCTGATGTCGGTCAATACTTTGTAGATGGCAAACATGAGGTAAGACCATTCCCACAGTCATTCCTGGAGAATCTGGAAGAGGGTGGTGGCTATTACCAGAATCCGGGGTATTAA
- a CDS encoding carbohydrate kinase family protein encodes MRKVIGIGETILDIIFRNGQPTAAVPGGSVFNGVVSLARAGVPVSFISETGNDRVGNTILQSMRDSGMSTDYVNVFPDGKSPVSLAYLNENGDAEYIFYKDYPKQRLDVVFPKLEEDDIVVFGSYFALNPVLREKVLDLLEQAREKKAIVYYDPNFRSSHKDEAIKLTSTIIENLEYADIVRGSIEDFFYMYNQREVDKVYKDKIRFYCPNFLCTAGAKEISLRTNSITKEYPIPPLEAVSTIGAGDNFNAGIIYGLLKYDVRYCDLGQISEDTWDKIIRCGIEFAADVCRSFNNSISPEFAKQLPPVN; translated from the coding sequence ATGCGAAAAGTAATTGGTATAGGAGAAACGATTCTTGACATCATTTTCCGCAACGGCCAGCCGACAGCTGCCGTACCGGGCGGTTCAGTATTCAATGGCGTCGTGTCATTGGCACGGGCAGGCGTTCCCGTCAGCTTTATCAGTGAGACAGGAAACGACCGGGTAGGTAATACAATCCTGCAATCCATGCGGGATAGCGGCATGTCTACTGACTATGTCAACGTATTTCCCGATGGAAAATCCCCGGTATCACTGGCCTATCTTAACGAGAATGGTGATGCGGAATACATCTTCTACAAAGATTATCCCAAGCAACGGCTGGACGTGGTTTTCCCAAAACTGGAAGAAGATGACATCGTGGTTTTCGGCTCCTATTTTGCCCTGAATCCGGTGCTGCGCGAAAAAGTTCTGGATTTGCTGGAACAGGCACGCGAGAAGAAAGCAATCGTATACTATGATCCCAACTTCCGGTCGTCGCACAAAGACGAGGCTATCAAGCTGACGTCCACCATTATCGAGAATCTGGAATATGCCGACATTGTGCGCGGATCTATAGAAGACTTTTTCTATATGTACAATCAAAGAGAAGTGGACAAGGTATATAAAGACAAAATTCGTTTTTATTGCCCTAACTTCCTTTGTACTGCCGGAGCCAAAGAAATCTCACTGCGCACCAATAGCATCACCAAAGAGTATCCTATTCCCCCATTGGAAGCAGTCAGCACTATTGGCGCAGGCGATAACTTTAATGCCGGTATTATTTATGGCTTATTGAAGTACGACGTGCGTTACTGCGATTTAGGACAGATAAGCGAGGACACCTGGGACAAGATTATCCGTTGCGGCATCGAGTTTGCGGCAGATGTATGCCGGAGTTTCAACAACTCTATATCACCGGAATTTGCCAAGCAGTTGCCTCCCGTTAACTAA
- a CDS encoding DEAD/DEAH box helicase, which yields MKNFEELGLSPEIRRAIEEMGYECPMPVQEEVIPYLLGENNDVVALAQTGTGKTAAFGLPLIQKINVKNRIPQSLILCPTRELCLQIAGDLNDYSKYITGLRVLPVYGGSSIDSQIRALKQGVHIIVATPGRLLDLMERKTVSLTTIQNVVMDEADEMLNMGFTDSINAILADVPQERNTLLFSATMSPEIARISKKYLRDAKEITIGRKNESTSNVKHVVFTVHAKDKYAALKRIVDYYPQIYGIIFCRTRKETQEIADKLMQDGYNADSLHGELSQAQRDTVMQKFRIRNLQILVATDVAARGLDVDDLTHVINYGLPDDTESYTHRSGRTGRAGKTGTSIAIINLREKGKMREIERIISKKFIVGEMPTGKQICEKQLLKVIDDLEKVKVNEEDMADFMPEIYRKLDWLSKEDLIKRMVSHEFNRFSEYYRNREEIEMPTDSRGERNSRGGSERTGDRNSRKADPGFTRLFINLGKMDNFFPNELISLLNGNTRGRVELGRIDLMKNFSFFEVDEKEAGNVVKALNRANWNGRKVSVEIAGEEGKEAPKGRRKSEGNNYGKKEFEGKKRSFKDEKRSDASGKRSDAPRKSRSKSESAPADKKKSKPSREERGYTDARGKKDDWRQFFQSDNKEFRDKEPDFSEEGWARRAPKKK from the coding sequence ATGAAGAATTTTGAAGAGCTCGGTCTGTCGCCGGAGATACGCCGCGCCATTGAAGAAATGGGATATGAGTGTCCCATGCCGGTACAAGAGGAAGTGATTCCTTACCTTTTAGGAGAAAATAATGATGTTGTAGCACTTGCACAAACAGGAACGGGGAAAACCGCCGCATTCGGCTTGCCACTTATCCAGAAAATTAATGTAAAGAACCGGATTCCACAATCCCTTATACTTTGCCCTACACGCGAACTTTGCTTGCAGATTGCAGGTGATCTGAATGATTATTCCAAATACATCACCGGATTGAGGGTATTGCCTGTATATGGTGGTTCATCCATAGACAGCCAGATACGCGCCCTGAAACAGGGTGTACATATCATTGTCGCCACCCCGGGGCGCTTGCTCGACCTGATGGAGCGCAAAACGGTATCCCTCACCACCATCCAGAACGTAGTGATGGACGAGGCTGACGAAATGCTGAACATGGGATTCACGGACAGCATCAACGCCATTCTTGCCGATGTACCGCAAGAGCGTAACACTCTGTTATTCTCCGCCACTATGAGTCCGGAGATTGCACGCATTTCAAAAAAATATCTGCGTGACGCCAAAGAAATCACCATCGGACGGAAAAATGAAAGCACAAGCAATGTGAAGCATGTGGTTTTCACCGTTCATGCCAAAGATAAATACGCTGCCCTGAAACGCATTGTAGACTATTACCCGCAAATATATGGTATCATTTTCTGCCGTACACGAAAAGAAACGCAGGAGATTGCCGACAAGCTGATGCAGGACGGTTATAACGCTGACTCACTGCATGGAGAATTAAGCCAGGCACAACGTGATACCGTCATGCAGAAATTCCGTATCCGCAATCTGCAAATCCTGGTTGCCACGGACGTTGCCGCCCGCGGACTGGATGTGGACGATCTGACCCACGTCATCAATTATGGCTTGCCGGATGATACCGAAAGCTACACTCACCGTAGCGGACGTACAGGACGTGCCGGAAAGACGGGCACTTCCATCGCCATCATCAACCTGCGCGAGAAAGGTAAAATGCGTGAAATTGAACGGATTATCAGCAAGAAGTTTATTGTTGGTGAAATGCCTACCGGTAAACAGATTTGCGAGAAACAGCTTCTGAAAGTGATCGATGACCTGGAAAAGGTGAAGGTGAACGAAGAAGATATGGCCGACTTCATGCCTGAAATATACCGTAAGCTGGACTGGTTGAGCAAAGAAGATCTGATCAAGCGCATGGTTTCTCATGAATTCAACCGTTTCTCAGAATATTACCGCAACCGCGAAGAGATAGAAATGCCTACCGACAGCCGTGGCGAACGCAACAGCAGAGGCGGCAGCGAACGCACCGGTGATCGCAACAGCCGCAAAGCAGATCCGGGATTCACCCGCCTGTTCATCAATCTGGGTAAGATGGATAACTTCTTCCCAAATGAGCTGATAAGCCTACTGAACGGTAATACCCGCGGACGCGTGGAGCTGGGACGCATAGACCTGATGAAGAACTTCTCATTCTTCGAAGTAGATGAGAAAGAGGCAGGTAATGTAGTGAAAGCCCTGAACCGTGCGAACTGGAACGGTCGAAAGGTATCTGTAGAAATTGCCGGCGAAGAAGGCAAGGAAGCTCCCAAAGGCAGACGTAAGAGTGAGGGCAACAACTACGGCAAGAAGGAATTTGAAGGCAAGAAACGCAGCTTCAAAGACGAAAAGCGCAGTGATGCATCTGGAAAACGTAGCGATGCCCCCAGAAAAAGTAGAAGTAAATCTGAAAGTGCTCCGGCTGACAAAAAGAAAAGCAAACCAAGCCGCGAAGAGCGTGGCTATACCGACGCCCGCGGCAAGAAAGACGATTGGAGACAGTTCTTTCAAAGCGACAACAAGGAGTTCCGTGATAAAGAACCCGATTTCAGCGAAGAAGGCTGGGCAAGACGGGCACCTAAAAAGAAATAA